Proteins from a single region of Apium graveolens cultivar Ventura chromosome 7, ASM990537v1, whole genome shotgun sequence:
- the LOC141671341 gene encoding NAC domain-containing protein 82-like isoform X1, whose product MARMSLPPGFRFHPTDNEVTMYYLKRKVTGKKLIFDAVTELNIYKFAPWDLPDKCLLKSKDLEWYFFCPREKKYTSGARANRTTKYGFWKATGKDRPVTYNQRIVGMIKTLIFHRGHAPKGERTDWVMHEYRLKDEKLANVDQEAYVLCKIFQKSGLGPQNGAQYGAPFNEDEWSDIEEMFLESPPVQYQTFVDNVPPSNIGNSDAVNLSVPVNSLVSYVPELDPSTEGPQNIDLQPIMKEVCVGSSAVDSHIVPSYVPPGTIESLPAMGTTPPGNPNMCSTSKSGPSAPVPLDMGMPDISLDPENDILESLDMFIDDISSPPVGNKAIEKFDRSGQLPRLDENDIYDNIGDLDDWIELRDTGFNLLTNQDAVYNLNPVLQSEVAPFLELNDLSTPLRCPSQAVKPDWLWTDSGYAAHNRDMIIGMDENYYGGANVCSLDKIPGWNERLTQLGPHLGNNSEELWKDNCIGNFEGHGFDAVMGNEAPVSSMEPEGSNTVKEIQRRGKKRPTFQLLLESLYAHMTRAEQLIDNIPLFGSSIHFKAEVTLTVGECTKDALLHNMEESACIIITWGNRSILDANSRRPIGAIYALSYLEIVLAKSWILIIPAMPSFFDSLLDYMSDLFMEVECIFYFFRYTFLLHKLSCSIFFSF is encoded by the exons ATGGCAAGAATGTCCCTTCCTCCTGGTTTTCGCTTTCATCCTACTGATAATGAGGTAACTATGTACTATCTGAAGAGGAAAGTGACGGGAAAGAAACTTATTTTCGATGCTGTTACCGAGCTCAACATCTACAAGTTTGCTCCATGGGATCTCCCAG ATAAATGCCTCCTgaaaagtaaggatcttgagTGGTACTTCTTTTGCCCCAGAGAGAAGAAATATACATCTGGGGCAAGAGCAAACCGCACAACCAAATATGGATTCTGGAAAGCCACTGGTAAAGATAGACCTGTTACCTACAATCAGAGGATTGTTGGAATGATTAAGACACTTATTTTTCATAGAGGTCATGCACCAAAAGGGGAAAGAACTGATTGGGTCATGCATGAATACAGGCTAAAGGATGAAAAGTTGGCTAATGTAGATCAG GAAGCATATGTGCTGTGTAAAATTTTCCAGAAAAGTGGTCTAGGCCCACAAAATGGTGCACAGTATGGAGCACCATTTAACGAGGATGAATGGAGTGATATAGAAGAAATGTTTTTGGAATCTCCACCAGTTCAGTACCAGACATTCGTTGACAATGTGCCACCCAGTAACATTGGGAATTCCGATGCAGTAAACTTGTCTGTTCCTGTAAACTCATTGGTCAGCTATGTACCCGAATTAGATCCATCTACAGAAGGACCTCAGAACATTGATCTGCAgcctatcatgaaagaagtatGTGTGGGATCATCAGCAGTTGATTCCCACATCGTACCTAGTTATGTTCCACCTGGTACCATAGAAAGCTTACCTGCAATGGGCACGACTCCTCCGGGAAACCCAAATATGTGCTCTACATCTAAATCAGGCCCCTCTGCTCCTGTACCTCTAGACATGGGTATGCCTGATATTTCGTTGGATCCTGAAAATGACATTCTTGAGTCATTAGACATGTTCATAGATGATATCAGTAGCCCTCCTGTTGGCAACAAAGCAATAGAG AAGTTTGACAGAAGTGGACAATTACCACGACTGGATGAAAATGATATATATGATAACATTGGGGACCTGGATGACTGGATAGAATTGAGGGACACTGGATTTAATCTTTTGACAAATCAGGATGCTGTTTATAATCTGAACCCGGTGCTTCAGAGTGAAGTAGCACCCTTTTTGGAGCTTAATGATCTCAGCACCCCATTAAGGTGTCCTTCTCAAGCTGTTAAACCAGACTGGTTATGGACTGACAGCGGATACGCAGCTCACAACCGTGACATGATTATCGGAATGGATGAAAATTATTATGGAGGTGCTAATGTCTGTTCCTTGGATAAGATTCCTGGATGGAATGAGCGGCTCACACAGCTAGGACCACACTTGGGAAACAATTCTGAAGAGTTGTGGAAG GATAATTGCATCGGTAACTTTGAAGGTCACGGATTTGATGCTGTTATGGGAAATGAAGCTCCAGTTTCAAGTATGGAACCAGAGGGTAGCAACACTGTGAAAGAAATCCAGAGGAGAG GAAAGAAGCGACCAACTTTCCAACTTTTGTTGGAGTCCTTATATGCTCATATGACTAGAGCTGAGCAATTGATTGATAATATCCCCCTTTTTGGCTCCTCCATCCATTTCAAGGCCGAGGTGACACTGACGGTTGGCGAGTGCACTAAAGACGCTTTGTTACATAATATGGAGGAGTCTGCTTGTATAATAATCACTTGGGGCAATCGGTCCATTCTAGATGCAAATAGTAGAAGACCTATTGGTGCCATATATGCGTTGTCCTATTTGGAAATAGTTTTAGctaaatcttggatattgataATTCCTGCAATGCCTTCCTTTTTTGACAGTCTGCTCGATTATATGTCTGATCTTTTTATGGAGGTAGAGTGCATCTTTTATTTTTTCAGATATACCTTCCTATTACATAAACTTTCATGTTCAATCTTTTTTTCCTTCTGA
- the LOC141672607 gene encoding putative mannan endo-1,4-beta-mannosidase 9 gives MMRNTTMFKAIVFFAFLVIFSRFQVEARSGKNIHRKNFIKTRGTHFVLNGKPFYLNGFNAYWLMYQSSDPSTIAMVNTTLQQASRHGMNVARTWAFSDGGYRSLQSSPGVYNEDMFKGLDFVVAEAKKNGVYLILSLVNNWDGYGGRKQYVQWARDQGHYINDDDFFSSPVTREFFKNHIKAVLTRVNTITGVAYKDDPTIFAWELMNEPRVQSDLSGKVLQDWISEMATYVKSIDRNHLLQAGLEGFYGESMPERKLYNPGYEVGTDFIANNQIPQIDFATIHLYPDQWVPGANEQGQADFVDKWVQSHIEDSKTVLKKPIMMTEFGKSSRTSNYNVGARDAYLQNIYDAVYKSATTGGPCGGAVFWQVMAKGMEGWDDGYAVMLDQSPSTVAVIAEQSKRLSALTN, from the exons ATGATGAGAAATACAACAATGTTTAAGGCTATTGTTTTCTTTGCATTTCTGGTGATCTTTTCTAGGTTCCAAGTGGAAGCTAGAAGTGGCAAGAACATTCATCGAAAAAACTTTATCAAAACAAGAGGGACTCATTTCGTGCTTAATGGAAAGCCATTTTATCTTAACGGGTTTAATGCGTATTGGTTAATGTACCAGTCATCGGACCCTTCTACGATAGCGATGGTGAATACTACTCTCCAACAAGCTTCCCGGCATGGCATGAATGTTGCGAGAACTTGGGCCTTTAGTGACGGAGGTTACAGATCGTTGCAGTCGTCTCCTGGTGTCTACAATGAGGACATGTTCAAG GGATTGGATTTTGTGGTAGCAGAAGCTAAGAAGAATGGAGTTTATTTAATACTGAGCTTGGTGAATAACTGGGACGGATACGGAGGACGAAAACAGTATGTTCAGTGGGCAAGAGATCAAGGCCATTACATTAACGATGATGACTTCTTCAGTAGCCCAGTTACTagggaattcttcaaaaatcatattAAG GCTGTGCTGACGCGAGTAAACACAATAACTGGGGTAGCATACAAAGACGATCCCACCATTTTCGCATGGGAGCTGATGAATGAACCTCGTGTCCAGTCTGATCTCTCTGGTAAAGTTTTGCAG GACTGGATCTCAGAAATGGCAACTTATGTGAAATCAATTGACAGAAACCATCTTCTTCAAGCTGGCCTAGAAGGGTTCTACGGTGAATCCATGCCCGAAAGGAAATTGTACAATCCCGGTTATGAAGTTGGCACTGATTTTATCGCCAATAATCAAATTCCTCAAATTGATTTCGCCACCATTCATCTCTACCCCGACCAATG GGTGCCAGGAGCAAATGAGCAAGGGCAAGCTGATTTCGTGGACAAATGGGTACAATCACATATCGAAGACTCGAAAACAGTGCTAAAAAAGCCAATCATGATGACTGAATTCGGAAAATCATCACGAACATCGAACTACAACGTTGGCGCCAGAGACGCCTACCTTCAGAACATCTATGATGCTGTGTACAAATCTGCTACAACAGGTGGACCATGTGGTGGTGCTGTGTTTTGGCAAGTGATGGCAAAGGGAATGGAAGGTTGGGATGATGGTTATGCAGTTATGTTGGATCAAAGTCCTTCTACTGTTGCTGTTATTGCAGAACAATCTAAACGCCTTTCAGCTCTTACTAACTGA
- the LOC141671341 gene encoding NAC domain-containing protein 82-like isoform X2: MARMSLPPGFRFHPTDNEVTMYYLKRKVTGKKLIFDAVTELNIYKFAPWDLPDKCLLKSKDLEWYFFCPREKKYTSGARANRTTKYGFWKATGKDRPVTYNQRIVGMIKTLIFHRGHAPKGERTDWVMHEYRLKDEKLANVDQEAYVLCKIFQKSGLGPQNGAQYGAPFNEDEWSDIEEMFLESPPVQYQTFVDNVPPSNIGNSDAVNLSVPVNSLVSYVPELDPSTEGPQNIDLQPIMKEVCVGSSAVDSHIVPSYVPPGTIESLPAMGTTPPGNPNMCSTSKSGPSAPVPLDMGMPDISLDPENDILESLDMFIDDISSPPVGNKAIEKFDRSGQLPRLDENDIYDNIGDLDDWIELRDTGFNLLTNQDAVYNLNPVLQSEVAPFLELNDLSTPLRCPSQAVKPDWLWTDSGYAAHNRDMIIGMDENYYGGANVCSLDKIPGWNERLTQLGPHLGNNSEELWKDNCIGNFEGHGFDAVMGNEAPVSSMEPEGSNTVKEIQRRGSF, from the exons ATGGCAAGAATGTCCCTTCCTCCTGGTTTTCGCTTTCATCCTACTGATAATGAGGTAACTATGTACTATCTGAAGAGGAAAGTGACGGGAAAGAAACTTATTTTCGATGCTGTTACCGAGCTCAACATCTACAAGTTTGCTCCATGGGATCTCCCAG ATAAATGCCTCCTgaaaagtaaggatcttgagTGGTACTTCTTTTGCCCCAGAGAGAAGAAATATACATCTGGGGCAAGAGCAAACCGCACAACCAAATATGGATTCTGGAAAGCCACTGGTAAAGATAGACCTGTTACCTACAATCAGAGGATTGTTGGAATGATTAAGACACTTATTTTTCATAGAGGTCATGCACCAAAAGGGGAAAGAACTGATTGGGTCATGCATGAATACAGGCTAAAGGATGAAAAGTTGGCTAATGTAGATCAG GAAGCATATGTGCTGTGTAAAATTTTCCAGAAAAGTGGTCTAGGCCCACAAAATGGTGCACAGTATGGAGCACCATTTAACGAGGATGAATGGAGTGATATAGAAGAAATGTTTTTGGAATCTCCACCAGTTCAGTACCAGACATTCGTTGACAATGTGCCACCCAGTAACATTGGGAATTCCGATGCAGTAAACTTGTCTGTTCCTGTAAACTCATTGGTCAGCTATGTACCCGAATTAGATCCATCTACAGAAGGACCTCAGAACATTGATCTGCAgcctatcatgaaagaagtatGTGTGGGATCATCAGCAGTTGATTCCCACATCGTACCTAGTTATGTTCCACCTGGTACCATAGAAAGCTTACCTGCAATGGGCACGACTCCTCCGGGAAACCCAAATATGTGCTCTACATCTAAATCAGGCCCCTCTGCTCCTGTACCTCTAGACATGGGTATGCCTGATATTTCGTTGGATCCTGAAAATGACATTCTTGAGTCATTAGACATGTTCATAGATGATATCAGTAGCCCTCCTGTTGGCAACAAAGCAATAGAG AAGTTTGACAGAAGTGGACAATTACCACGACTGGATGAAAATGATATATATGATAACATTGGGGACCTGGATGACTGGATAGAATTGAGGGACACTGGATTTAATCTTTTGACAAATCAGGATGCTGTTTATAATCTGAACCCGGTGCTTCAGAGTGAAGTAGCACCCTTTTTGGAGCTTAATGATCTCAGCACCCCATTAAGGTGTCCTTCTCAAGCTGTTAAACCAGACTGGTTATGGACTGACAGCGGATACGCAGCTCACAACCGTGACATGATTATCGGAATGGATGAAAATTATTATGGAGGTGCTAATGTCTGTTCCTTGGATAAGATTCCTGGATGGAATGAGCGGCTCACACAGCTAGGACCACACTTGGGAAACAATTCTGAAGAGTTGTGGAAG GATAATTGCATCGGTAACTTTGAAGGTCACGGATTTGATGCTGTTATGGGAAATGAAGCTCCAGTTTCAAGTATGGAACCAGAGGGTAGCAACACTGTGAAAGAAATCCAGAGGAGAGGtagtttttaa